DNA from Debaryomyces hansenii CBS767 chromosome A complete sequence:
TCGAGACGTTCCGAGACCCACAGGTATCGTCTGAGGGCCGCGCACCCAGCACCTATATCTACTACCTCCTCGAAGGTGAAGGCGGCATGTCGAATTGGCACCACGTGCTCGACGCTGTCGAAGTTTGGAATTATTACGCAGGTGCTCTGTTGCAGCTCTCGCTATCTTGGAATGATGGAAACCCCGTCCGCGATATGATTCTTGGCCCAAACATCTGGAAGGGAGAGAGGCCACAGGTGGTTGTTGAGCGTGGAGAATGGCAAAATGCGCAGTCCTTAGGGGACTGGACGCTTGTAGGCTGCTCTGTCGCGCCAGGTTTTGAGTCTGAGAGCTTTGAAACGGCTAGCCCAGGCTGGGAGCCAAAGGGTGTAGCATAGTAGAATCTGGCAAATATGAATTAGTGACGTGGCGCATGCAACCCAAAGCTCCCTCATTGAGAGTGTAATATCTGCTGCATATTCTGCAGCATGTAATAGTTGACATCACTCCAGCTCGTATCTAAACGCGTATGGTTGTACTGGAAATGGGATATTTCAGTTGAATGAATTCGAAGAGTTTCAGGAAAATTCGAAAATTCCAGAGTTATTAAGCTGAGATACCTTGCAGCTTTAATTTCAGTTATTACAGATACGTAATACTGAAAATACACGAGCTTTTCATATAGAGATTAGAAATCGTGCCTTTGGTTATTCActgattatttatatttattcataatatttttacaaTATTGTCTGATATTTTATTTCCTTATAATGCTTTTCCCAATTTAGcaaatttttgtttagTTTACCTTTGTAAATTGTTTGTgctttaattgattttcttaATATATATCCTGGTTATTTTACTTAAACGATTAGTTCCAACTTTTATTCATAAAACATCCATAAACCATAAACCAAAATGTTTGAACTTGCAATActaattgaataatttataagTCTGATTAGGATCCAAATAGTTTTCTGGAGTTCACTACTGAGTCctcaattttaattttttctgTGTCGAATGATGAATTTccatttatataattaaaatatagAAAAGAGGATATTGGAGTTagaaagattgaataaATGGGATAAAGGAGGAGGTTATAGATTATTAAATAGAAGTGATtgtttaaatattttatggGTTTTGTGAGATTTGGAGGTTTTATCATAATTGGCGTGAATATGTATAAAAAGTGAGAATAATTTTGGAGAGAGTGCGAAATGAAATTGGTAGAGATTTAAGTATTATAACtgaagaataaataaatgtaGATTAggatatatttgaagagTGGTTGATATATAGTCAACACAGGGACGCTTTTTTCCGTGTTGTGTCGGGTGTCGAGGGTTTATGGGGTGGGGGTTATTTTTTCGGTTTTTGCCGTTTTGGGAAGTTGTAGGGGGTGtagtttttttttctttttctttgtttgGAGGTGGGCCTGGGCCTGGATTCCTTTGTGTATGTTTTGGGGTGGGTCAAACCCAGTTAAGTATTCATCTGCTGATGCGGAGCGCTGCAAGTTACTGTTTTGGGTGCGAATCTTTTgttgttttttttttttatatttatggtGGTCATTGGTTTATACTGGATAGCAGATCTTCTCTTCTGAGTTTCTGAGCCAGCACTACTGGCCAAAACAGCATGTGAGATATCAAGCCAGGATTCTGTCTCCTCTTAAAGTCattccttttttttttttgtaatgCGCGAAGAAACATATCTGTTCTTGATGATAACTTCCCCTCGATGAAGGAGTTTTTCGAACGGTAAGGTGATGATGGGGTCAAGGAACCCCGAGACACATATACCACGCTGCTTGAAGAATACGAGGAAACGTACGCACCGCAATTTAGCTACGAATTCACGCTGATTAAAGACACGAAGCTCCATGATGTGTCGGAAACACCCATCAACTATGATATCAGTGACTACTACTTTGACCCCTGCTAGGGTTGAGCATCCACAAGGAGGGTGGACTTGTGGTGGTGTTCCATCTAGACCCCCGGAAAAACTATATCATCCGGTTGCTGTTATTTGAGAGGTACGCACAGACAATCTTGTGCAAGATGTCACTGTTCCGTGGGGCCTTGCAGTTGCTGTCGGCCAAGGACGATCTCAGCCTGAAGTTTGTGCTAAATTGCGAAATGGGTGAGCCAGGACTTGAACACCCCCGCGACAAGCTTAATCGGCAAACTATGCCACTCCAGGTCGTGTCCATCCACTTTGGCGTTGGCTGCGACTGCGGCATCATCAGAAGAAAGTATGGTGAGTTGAGTGCCACTCATGCATCTAGCGGGACTCAATCCGACCCGTAGCGTTCCAAAAGTTCCCGCAGAGGTTTGGTCTCCGGCCTGCCAACTTTGAGGTTTATTGTCCCACCGACGACGGCTATGTGGAGGCCCGCGCCAGGGATGGTCCTgcgtcgtcgtcgtcgtcatTATCAGGGACTGCGACAACCGTCCAGAACCTGCGGACAACCACTGTGCCCGACCTGCAGCACCATCCGTTGGTGAAAAAGATTCTCCAGGAGGTGGACCGAGAAATGGTGGACATCCAGGTCAAAGGTATGAAGGAGGCCAATTTTGTTCCAAAGATAGCCCAGCTCTTGGTGGGTGCCATGACACTTTTCAGCGCCAACATCAACCATGTCAATCTTGCGGGACTCGAAGTGGTGCGACTTTTCAAAGGCGCCGCCAATAACACCGGGCGCGCCTCCAATAACTTTAACCGCCGCCCATCTACGTATTTCCGCGCAGTCCAGACATACCTGACGTGCGTGCAGTACAGCAAGTACATGGCCGAGCTAGTATACATGGTATTGATGTATGGACCCAAACCTGCGGCCTCCTTGGCGCTCACTGAGATGCTTGATAAGTATAGAGACGATGAAGTTGTGTTGGAGGTCAATTCCCGTGATTATCACAATTTGACAGGCTACTCGCAGTTCATCACGGCCGAGGAGCGCACGCGGATCTTGGACCAGACGTTTACCGAGTCGTCCCTTCGCGACATCGACCAGCTCGTGCATTGGATCATGGACCACTGCATAAGAAAGGAGTTCGACGAAAACCTTTCTGTGGCGGGGGATgagcagcagcagcagcagcagcagccAGATATCGATATTGAGAGTGATGCCATAGCCGCGGGTATCTTGGATGAGGACGGCGACGACAACAATGAAACCCCAGAGGTGTATTTGGAGGCCATGAACACAACAATGTCGTCCTCGCAGCAGCAAACAGCTGCTGAGTCTTTGGCCAGTTTGTACTATCCGGTCTATGGCGTCAACAATAATgccgaagaagaagaagaacaaaataCGTCAAACGAAAATGCGTTTGTGGTGTACCTCGGGTACCTAGGGGCTAAGTATCCGACCAAGCAGTATTGCCGGTCGTTGAGCGGAATATGCTATGTGGCCAAGACGTGTGTTTTGTTGGATATCATCAAACGGGCGCGCACCCGCCGCGTATCGCTTCGAGACGCTGAGGATCCGTCTGTTGTGGACACCGGTCTGTACCGCATATTGGCCCAGGTGCGCACCCATTATACATATCTCGGGCTATCGTTGGCTCGAAGCGAGG
Protein-coding regions in this window:
- a CDS encoding DEHA2A14828p (similar to uniprot|Q6NC61 Rhodopseudomonas palustris RPA0611), giving the protein MDKPNTMGTTTRTAKDVISALNLAPHPEKGYYIETFRDPQVSSEGRAPSTYIYYLLEGEGGMSNWHHVLDAVEVWNYYAGASLQLSLSWNDGNPVRDMILGPNIWKGERPQVVVERGEWQNAQSLGDWTLVGCSVAPGFESESFETASPGWEPKGVA